The sequence AATTGAAATGAATGAAAAAGTGATTGATATTATAAAAGCAGTTTCAGCTGTGGTTTTACTGACAATATTAAATATATATATTCCATTTCTAAGCCTCTTTGTACTGATCGTCTGGCCAATACCTATAGTATTGACTGTAATAAAACATAGTTCAAAAGAAGCAGCTATAGTTATAGCAATAGCTGCCTTGATAAATGGCATCTTCTTTTCACCATTAATGGGCCTATTGGCAATTGTTGGATTTGGATTTATTGGTTTTGTGCTTGGTTCATCAATTAATGAAGATCTTTCTCCTGTTAAAGTTCTTATTTTTACGGTAATAACTGTTTTTGTATCTCAAAGCCTTATTTTAACTATTTCAATACAATTTTTAGGTTTTGATATAAATCAAATAGTTAATGAATCTATGACAGCGGTAATGGGGACACCGCAAATTGATGAATTAATTTTAACTCAAATAAAAAGTGTAATAAAATCAATAATCCCAGCAATATTATTTGTTTCTTCGGTTTTGGTAGGGGTAGTAAATTATTATATTACAATGTGGTATATAAATAGAATAGGTATTGAAAAGAAAACATTTAAAGATATAAAATTATGGAACTTTCCTAAGTGGATTATATCACTGGGAATATTAATAACTTTAATGTTTTCTCAAAATATATTTTTATTAAATTTAAATATAATTTTTTCATTTTTTGCTTTTATTCAGGGGTTTAGTGTAGGTTTATATTATGTAAATAAAAAGGGAAATATGTTTTTGAACATTTTATATGTATTCGTGGTTTTCTTAATACCTTTACTTCCCTTTGCTTTAATACTCATAGGATTAGTAGATATGTGGTTTGATTTTAGAAAAATAAAAATAAATTAATCAAGGGGGATAATTTTAAATGGAAGTAATTTTAATTGAAGATGTAGAAAATCTTGGTTCTGAAGGTGAAGTTGTTGATGTAGCTGGTGGTTATGCTAGAAATTATCTTTTTCCAAAAAGATTGGCAGTTGAAGCGACTGAAGGCAAGAAAAAACAAATAAAGCACAGAAAGAAAAAGAAAAAACGTAAAGAAAAGGAAAAAATAGCTGATGCTAAAGAAATGGCAGAAAAATTAGAACAGGAAAAGTTCATTTTTCCTGTAAAAGCTGGTGAAAATGGAAAGTTGTTTGGTTCTGTTACAAGTAAAGATATCGGTGAAAAGGTAAATGATGCTGGTTATGATATCGATAGAAAAGAAATTGATTTAGATGATAATATCAAGGAATTAGGAGTTCATAAAATACCAGTAAAAATTTATAAAGATGTTTATGCTGATATAAAAGTTGAAGTAGTAGAAGCTGATGAAAAATAATAAAGAATAAAATATAAAAATGTAAAATATAAAAATGGATTTTAATCCTTGATCTAACAATCATATGTTAGGTCAAGGATTTTTTTATTGACAGAATAAAAATGTTGTAGTATAATATGACTAAATCGTCATATGACTAAAAAGTCATATGGTAAATATATATTATTTCCCGGGAAATAATATTTTGGAGGTGAACAATTTGCCAACATCTACTTTTTTTAATCTTCCTCAGCCAAAAAAAGAAAGAATAATTGATGCAGCTCTAGATGAATTTGCTGATCATTCCTATCATCAGGCAAGAGTTAGCAATATAGTAAAAAAAGCTGGTATAGCAAAAGGTAGTTTTTATCAATATTTTGAAGATAAAAAAGAAATTTTTAAATATATAATTGATATTATGGGAGAAAAGAAATTAAAATATTTGAAAGATGTAATAAAAAAGCAGGCAGAAATGGATTTTTTTGATTTTTTAGAAGAACTATATAAAGAAGGTATAAATTTTGCTAAAGATCATCCCCGTTTAAATAAGATTGGAAATAAATTGTTTTCGGATTCAAACAGTGAAATATTTGAAGAAATTATGGATATAAATAAAAACAAAAGTATTTATTTTTATGAAAATATTCTTAATAAGGGAATTGATAATGGAGAAATTGATCCCCAAATTGATATAAAACTTACTGCCCATTTATTAACTAAAATTAATATTTTTATTGGAGAATTATTATATAAAGAAAGTGAGGTTGGTTTAGATGATATGAGAATAGTACAGGAGGTATTATATATTATCAAGAATGGATTAGAATTGAATAAAAAAGGAGGGGACAATATTGGCACTACTTAATTTAAAAGATGTTAAAAAGATTTATCAACAGGGAGAAATAGAGGTGCCTGCCTTAAATGGTATAAATATTGATATTGAAGAAGGTGAATTCACCACTA is a genomic window of Halanaerobiales bacterium containing:
- a CDS encoding DUF2232 domain-containing protein → MNEKVIDIIKAVSAVVLLTILNIYIPFLSLFVLIVWPIPIVLTVIKHSSKEAAIVIAIAALINGIFFSPLMGLLAIVGFGFIGFVLGSSINEDLSPVKVLIFTVITVFVSQSLILTISIQFLGFDINQIVNESMTAVMGTPQIDELILTQIKSVIKSIIPAILFVSSVLVGVVNYYITMWYINRIGIEKKTFKDIKLWNFPKWIISLGILITLMFSQNIFLLNLNIIFSFFAFIQGFSVGLYYVNKKGNMFLNILYVFVVFLIPLLPFALILIGLVDMWFDFRKIKIN
- the rplI gene encoding 50S ribosomal protein L9; this encodes MEVILIEDVENLGSEGEVVDVAGGYARNYLFPKRLAVEATEGKKKQIKHRKKKKKRKEKEKIADAKEMAEKLEQEKFIFPVKAGENGKLFGSVTSKDIGEKVNDAGYDIDRKEIDLDDNIKELGVHKIPVKIYKDVYADIKVEVVEADEK
- a CDS encoding TetR/AcrR family transcriptional regulator, with protein sequence MPTSTFFNLPQPKKERIIDAALDEFADHSYHQARVSNIVKKAGIAKGSFYQYFEDKKEIFKYIIDIMGEKKLKYLKDVIKKQAEMDFFDFLEELYKEGINFAKDHPRLNKIGNKLFSDSNSEIFEEIMDINKNKSIYFYENILNKGIDNGEIDPQIDIKLTAHLLTKINIFIGELLYKESEVGLDDMRIVQEVLYIIKNGLELNKKGGDNIGTT